Proteins from one Cyanobacteria bacterium FACHB-DQ100 genomic window:
- a CDS encoding EAL domain-containing protein, translating into MRHVRDAEARSTRQSIQGVLSVFTQTQENFSSRFADWSSWDDTYTFVQDGNLNYIKSNLVPEALANLKVDLALLVQPSGQVVFGTGFDQQHKRKLPIPPKVLQHLSTEDPLLQQPLRGTNLSGIILLPSGPMLITSRPILTSEGKGPIRGVLIFGRYLDANTIQRLSDVMRSQLTVQQLQGNLPEDFEAVRPALTTRAPILVRPVSEQTIEGYVLLTDIYRQPALLLRVDTPREIYHQGKKSLNYLTISLLVIGLIGGGIILLLVQRLALFLSERQRAETALQQVEEKYHSIFENAITGLFQTTPDGHYLSANPALAQIYGYESPEELLVALPDIEHQLYVDRNRRKEFTALLQQQDVIKKFESQVYRKDGSVIWISETARVVRDANDQVLYYEGSVLDITENKLTEAALRESEERYALAIQGTHDGLWDWNLTLNQTFFSSRWKAMLGYEDNEIAHHPNEWLNRIHPDDALKVHQEIAACIEGIITQFESEHRLLHKDGRHLWMLSRGFVVRDENGKAYRMVGSQTDITERKQAEEQLLHDALHDSLTGLANRILFMERLRHVIQLSKRHENYLFAVLFIDLDRFKVINDSLGHMVGDQLLVAIAEKLGDCLRPDDTFARLGGDEFVILLDGIQDDEEATEIAEHVQQTLKHPFHINTQEIFATASIGIILSTTTNYERPEDLLRDADTAMYRAKALGRARHQVFDPSMHDSAVALLHIENDMRRALQNQEFQLYYQPIVCIRTDKVQGFEALVRWQHPKRGLIMPSEFIPIAEETGLIIPLGWWVMREACRQMQEWQLQFPTEPPLTISVNVSSRQFAQPDLVNQVQQILQETGLSAQCLKLEITESTVMENADAAVVMLQRLRDLGIHLSMDDFGTGYSSLGYLHRFPVDTLKIDRSFITNVEDDLEKMEIIRTVVNLAWNLGMDVVAEGVETKKQLAQLKVLRCENGQGYIFSRPLNHAAVAALLADKRIFASNEVGQFGEALP; encoded by the coding sequence ATGCGACATGTTCGCGATGCAGAAGCTCGGAGTACGCGTCAGTCTATTCAGGGAGTTTTAAGTGTCTTTACTCAAACTCAAGAGAACTTCAGCAGCCGTTTTGCAGACTGGTCTTCCTGGGATGATACCTACACCTTCGTTCAAGATGGCAACCTCAACTACATCAAATCCAATCTCGTTCCAGAAGCACTGGCAAATTTGAAGGTAGATTTAGCACTGCTTGTCCAACCCTCAGGGCAAGTCGTTTTCGGAACGGGATTCGATCAACAACACAAACGCAAGTTACCCATCCCACCCAAAGTTTTACAACATCTTTCCACTGAAGATCCACTGCTTCAGCAACCCCTTCGCGGCACTAACTTATCAGGGATCATATTATTGCCATCCGGTCCGATGTTAATTACATCGAGACCCATTCTGACAAGTGAAGGTAAAGGACCAATCCGGGGGGTGTTAATTTTTGGTCGCTATTTAGATGCCAATACGATTCAGCGGCTCTCTGACGTGATGCGATCGCAGCTTACCGTCCAGCAGCTGCAAGGCAACCTACCCGAAGATTTTGAAGCAGTGCGTCCTGCTTTGACAACCCGAGCCCCAATTCTAGTCCGCCCCGTGAGTGAACAGACGATCGAGGGGTATGTTCTGCTGACTGATATTTACCGTCAACCAGCACTGCTATTGCGAGTTGATACTCCCCGCGAGATTTATCACCAAGGCAAGAAAAGCCTAAACTATCTCACGATTTCTCTACTCGTCATTGGGCTCATCGGTGGTGGCATCATTCTTCTATTAGTGCAACGGTTAGCCTTATTTCTCTCGGAACGTCAACGTGCTGAGACAGCCTTACAGCAAGTTGAGGAGAAGTATCACAGCATTTTCGAGAATGCCATAACTGGGCTTTTTCAAACCACTCCAGATGGGCACTATCTCAGTGCGAATCCCGCTCTAGCTCAGATCTATGGTTACGAATCACCGGAGGAACTGCTCGTCGCTTTGCCCGACATCGAACATCAATTGTATGTTGATCGAAATCGTCGCAAAGAATTTACAGCATTATTGCAGCAGCAGGATGTAATCAAGAAGTTTGAATCACAAGTCTATCGCAAAGATGGTAGCGTGATTTGGATTTCGGAGACTGCCCGAGTCGTGCGGGATGCTAACGACCAAGTGCTGTACTACGAGGGCTCGGTTTTAGATATCACAGAGAATAAACTGACCGAAGCGGCATTGCGCGAAAGTGAAGAGCGGTATGCCCTAGCAATTCAAGGGACACACGATGGACTATGGGACTGGAATTTAACCCTAAACCAAACCTTTTTCTCATCCCGCTGGAAAGCAATGCTGGGGTATGAAGACAACGAAATTGCGCATCATCCTAATGAATGGCTGAATCGCATTCATCCCGATGATGCGTTGAAAGTTCATCAAGAGATTGCGGCTTGCATTGAGGGAATAATAACGCAGTTTGAAAGTGAGCATCGTTTGCTACACAAGGATGGGCGGCATCTTTGGATGCTCAGCCGGGGCTTCGTCGTCCGGGACGAAAATGGCAAAGCTTACCGGATGGTGGGATCCCAAACAGATATTACCGAGCGTAAGCAGGCTGAAGAACAGCTATTGCATGATGCTTTACATGATTCCCTCACAGGTTTAGCGAATCGCATTTTGTTTATGGAGCGCTTGAGACACGTGATTCAGTTGTCTAAGCGGCATGAGAATTACCTTTTCGCAGTTCTGTTTATCGATCTTGATCGCTTTAAGGTGATTAATGATAGTTTGGGTCACATGGTCGGCGATCAGCTTTTAGTTGCCATTGCTGAAAAACTGGGCGACTGCTTACGACCGGATGATACCTTTGCCCGTCTCGGTGGGGATGAGTTTGTGATTTTGCTCGATGGCATTCAGGATGATGAGGAGGCTACTGAAATCGCTGAGCATGTACAGCAGACGCTAAAGCACCCCTTTCATATCAATACTCAGGAAATTTTCGCCACTGCAAGTATCGGGATTATTCTCAGCACAACAACAAACTATGAGCGACCGGAAGACCTGCTAAGAGACGCTGATACTGCAATGTACCGTGCAAAAGCACTCGGTCGCGCCCGTCACCAAGTGTTTGATCCTTCGATGCACGATTCTGCCGTCGCACTGCTACACATTGAGAATGACATGCGGCGTGCCCTGCAAAATCAAGAATTTCAGCTCTATTATCAGCCGATCGTCTGCATCAGAACTGACAAAGTTCAAGGGTTTGAGGCCTTGGTTCGATGGCAGCATCCTAAACGCGGTTTGATTATGCCATCCGAGTTTATTCCCATTGCTGAAGAGACTGGATTGATTATTCCTCTGGGTTGGTGGGTGATGCGAGAAGCATGCCGTCAAATGCAGGAATGGCAACTTCAGTTCCCGACAGAGCCACCCCTGACTATCAGTGTCAACGTTTCTAGTAGACAGTTTGCTCAACCGGATCTAGTCAACCAAGTTCAGCAGATTTTGCAGGAAACGGGGCTTAGTGCTCAATGTTTGAAGCTGGAAATCACCGAGAGCACGGTGATGGAAAACGCGGATGCTGCTGTCGTAATGCTTCAAAGATTGAGAGACTTGGGCATTCATCTCTCCATGGATGATTTTGGTACCGGATATTCCTCTTTAGGCTATTTGCATCGTTTTCCTGTGGATACGCTGAAGATCGATCGCTCCTTCATCACCAACGTAGAAGACGACCTGGAAAAGATGGAAATTATTCGCACGGTGGTTAACTTGGCTTGGAATTTAGGAATGGATGTGGTTGCAGAGGGTGTGGAGACGAAAAAACAATTAGCTCAACTTAAGGTTCTCAGATGTGAGAACGGGCAAGGCTACATCTTCTCGCGACCACTCAATCATGCCGCTGTTGCTGCTCTTCTTGCAGACAAACGAATCTTCGCTTCCAACGAAGTGGGTCAGTTTGGAGAGGCGCTGCCGTAA
- a CDS encoding response regulator: MRGRFFVERFILVLEENPEHTLLIQSAFQQDAFQVKVIADGTSAINFLQRRGEYSEAPRPDLILLDLNLPGKSGQEILTELKSDPKLRRIPVVILTSSDREEEIFQSYTLQGNSYVIKASDRDQLSQIIQRIKDFWLGIVTLPLE, from the coding sequence ATTCGAGGAAGATTTTTCGTGGAACGTTTCATTCTAGTGCTAGAAGAAAATCCAGAACATACGCTTTTAATTCAATCTGCGTTTCAGCAAGATGCTTTTCAAGTCAAAGTGATCGCTGATGGCACAAGCGCAATCAATTTCTTACAGCGTCGCGGCGAATATTCTGAAGCTCCGCGCCCTGATTTAATTTTACTCGACCTGAATTTACCTGGAAAATCGGGGCAAGAGATATTAACAGAATTAAAGTCCGATCCGAAGCTGAGACGAATTCCGGTTGTGATTTTGACTAGCTCTGATCGAGAAGAAGAAATCTTCCAAAGTTATACGCTGCAAGGTAACAGCTACGTTATTAAAGCTTCGGATCGCGATCAATTATCACAAATCATTCAACGAATTAAAGATTTCTGGTTAGGAATTGTGACTTTACCATTAGAGTGA
- a CDS encoding GAF domain-containing protein has product MTDITLEAQPSSLISLKQPSIHRLTQIQPHGILIVLQEPDLTVLQVSGNTNSALQIAPSNLLGKAIDEIFDSFQVERFREGLAADNLDFINPTRVWIRKRGDDYAVFDAVFHRSADGFLVLELEPALAQENIPFLSFYHLAKASINQLQATANLQDFCQIIVQEVRKVTGFDRVMLYKFDGDGHGEVVAEEKIEELEPYFGLHFPESDIPQPARKMFVSNWIRVIPDAHAEPVSLYPAHNPVTQQPTDLTLSILRSPYACHTEYLHNMGVGASLTISLMKDQKLWGLIACHHRTPKAVSYELRKACEFLGRVIFAEISTREEAADYHYRMHLARVHSALIESMSEAENFIDGLIQSELNLLDLADAKGAAICFGGRWTTIGQTPSEEELNYLVQWLAKNVDDEVFYTSELPAIYSDAERFKHVASGLLAIPISKRSYVLWFRPEVIQTVNWGGDPNHAYELQEVGNERRLCPRKSFELWKETVRLNSLPWKPVEIQATLELRKAIVNIVLRQAEELALLAQDLERSNAELKKFAYVASHDLQEPLNQVANYVQLLEMRYHDSLDQDATDFIDFAVEGVSLMQTLIDDVLVYSKVDLKGIEWQLTDAETALNHALSNLRGRIAETGTQITFDPMPQIVADGTQLMQLFQNLIGNAIKFKGNQPPHIHIGVQRQEDAWLFSVRDNGIGIEPQFNDRIFVIFQRLHTRDEYPGSGMGLAICKKIVECHRGRIWVESEIGHGATFHFTIPVGGRDPSHAIGQKKNYLFNRR; this is encoded by the coding sequence ATGACCGATATCACTTTGGAAGCGCAACCCAGTAGCTTAATCAGCTTGAAACAACCCTCAATTCACCGCTTAACTCAGATTCAGCCGCATGGTATTCTAATTGTCTTACAGGAACCTGATCTAACTGTTCTGCAAGTGAGCGGAAATACGAATTCTGCTCTTCAGATTGCTCCAAGCAATTTGTTGGGTAAAGCGATCGATGAAATCTTTGATTCATTCCAAGTTGAGCGATTTCGGGAAGGATTAGCCGCAGATAATTTGGACTTTATCAATCCGACAAGAGTTTGGATCAGAAAAAGAGGCGATGATTACGCCGTATTTGATGCAGTGTTTCATCGGAGTGCAGATGGATTCTTAGTGTTGGAATTAGAGCCTGCATTAGCTCAAGAAAACATTCCGTTTTTAAGCTTCTATCACCTTGCGAAAGCTTCGATTAATCAGCTACAAGCAACAGCAAATCTACAAGATTTCTGTCAGATTATTGTGCAAGAAGTTCGGAAAGTGACGGGGTTCGATCGCGTCATGCTCTACAAATTTGATGGCGATGGTCACGGAGAAGTCGTTGCAGAAGAGAAAATCGAAGAACTAGAGCCTTATTTTGGCTTGCATTTCCCAGAATCAGACATTCCTCAGCCTGCGCGTAAGATGTTTGTCTCAAACTGGATTCGTGTGATTCCAGATGCTCATGCTGAACCCGTTTCGCTCTATCCTGCTCATAATCCTGTCACTCAGCAACCGACAGATTTAACGCTATCAATTCTGCGGAGTCCTTACGCCTGTCACACTGAATATTTGCACAATATGGGCGTAGGCGCATCGCTGACCATTTCATTGATGAAAGACCAAAAGCTCTGGGGATTAATTGCCTGTCATCATCGCACCCCGAAAGCCGTTTCTTACGAATTACGTAAGGCTTGCGAATTTTTAGGTCGAGTCATTTTTGCAGAAATTTCTACACGCGAAGAAGCCGCAGATTATCACTATCGAATGCACCTAGCACGAGTGCATTCTGCATTGATTGAATCAATGTCTGAAGCGGAGAATTTTATTGATGGCTTAATTCAATCTGAGCTGAATTTATTGGATTTAGCAGATGCAAAAGGGGCTGCGATTTGTTTTGGAGGACGCTGGACAACGATCGGGCAAACGCCATCCGAAGAAGAACTAAATTACTTAGTGCAATGGCTGGCGAAAAACGTCGATGACGAAGTGTTTTATACTAGCGAATTACCCGCTATTTATTCGGATGCAGAGCGCTTCAAGCACGTCGCTAGCGGATTATTAGCGATTCCCATTTCAAAACGGAGCTACGTGCTTTGGTTCCGCCCCGAAGTGATCCAAACCGTGAATTGGGGGGGTGATCCCAATCATGCGTATGAACTGCAAGAAGTGGGCAATGAACGTCGTCTCTGTCCGCGTAAGTCGTTTGAATTATGGAAAGAAACGGTTCGGCTGAATTCATTGCCGTGGAAACCCGTTGAAATTCAAGCAACCCTTGAATTACGAAAAGCGATCGTTAACATCGTGCTGCGACAAGCGGAAGAATTGGCACTCTTGGCACAGGATTTAGAGCGATCGAACGCAGAACTGAAAAAGTTTGCTTATGTTGCCTCTCATGATTTACAAGAGCCGCTGAATCAAGTTGCAAACTATGTGCAACTGCTCGAAATGCGCTACCACGACTCCCTCGATCAAGATGCCACGGATTTCATCGATTTTGCGGTCGAAGGTGTGAGCTTAATGCAGACCTTGATCGATGATGTTTTGGTGTATTCAAAAGTCGATCTCAAAGGTATTGAATGGCAACTCACCGATGCGGAAACGGCTCTGAATCATGCATTGAGTAATTTGCGTGGACGCATTGCCGAGACTGGAACTCAGATTACTTTTGATCCAATGCCGCAAATTGTGGCAGACGGGACTCAATTGATGCAACTGTTCCAAAATTTGATTGGGAATGCGATCAAATTCAAGGGCAATCAGCCGCCACACATTCATATTGGCGTTCAGCGACAGGAAGATGCTTGGCTCTTCTCAGTCCGAGACAACGGTATCGGCATCGAGCCGCAATTTAACGATCGTATTTTCGTGATCTTTCAGCGGTTACATACCCGTGATGAGTATCCCGGATCAGGCATGGGATTAGCCATCTGTAAAAAGATTGTCGAATGCCATCGCGGACGCATCTGGGTCGAATCGGAAATCGGTCACGGCGCGACTTTTCACTTCACCATCCCCGTTGGAGGACGAGATCCCAGCCATGCGATCGGACAAAAGAAAAACTATCTTTTTAATCGAAGATAA
- a CDS encoding response regulator, with the protein MRSDKRKTIFLIEDNRGDIRLIQEALKSTATECEVIVARDGVEAMQLLQSQETYPDLILLDLNLPRKDGREVLAEIKADPLLKHIPVVVLTTSRNEEDIHKSYDLHVNCYIAKSRNLSQLFKIIRGIEEFWLDTATLPIKVGQSPT; encoded by the coding sequence ATGCGATCGGACAAAAGAAAAACTATCTTTTTAATCGAAGATAACCGAGGCGATATTCGGCTTATCCAGGAAGCGCTCAAAAGCACCGCAACTGAATGTGAAGTTATTGTGGCGCGGGATGGGGTCGAAGCAATGCAACTCCTTCAGAGTCAGGAAACTTACCCAGACCTGATTCTGTTGGACTTGAATTTGCCGAGGAAGGATGGACGGGAAGTGCTCGCCGAGATCAAAGCTGATCCGTTGCTGAAGCACATTCCCGTCGTTGTGCTGACGACCTCGCGCAATGAGGAAGACATTCATAAGAGCTACGATCTGCACGTGAATTGCTATATCGCCAAATCCCGCAATCTGAGCCAGTTGTTCAAAATCATTCGGGGGATTGAAGAGTTTTGGCTAGACACCGCCACATTACCGATCAAAGTCGGACAGAGTCCCACTTAG
- a CDS encoding VOC family protein: MSSVLFHLAFPVRDIPTTKSYYVDGLGCGLGRENAQSAILNLYGHQLVAHVTPDAIAPQTGIYPRHFGLVFTDEADWRALLDRAQQKQLTFYQQPKQRFLGTPLEHRTFFLVDPFGNLMEYKYYAHQDAIFGNQDSELIGDRT; the protein is encoded by the coding sequence ATGTCTTCAGTGCTGTTTCATCTAGCGTTTCCGGTTCGCGATATTCCCACGACAAAAAGCTATTACGTAGATGGTTTAGGCTGTGGTTTAGGGAGAGAAAACGCACAGTCTGCGATTCTGAATCTGTACGGTCATCAACTCGTCGCGCACGTTACACCTGATGCGATCGCACCGCAAACAGGCATCTACCCGCGTCACTTTGGGCTTGTGTTTACCGATGAAGCTGACTGGAGAGCTTTGCTCGATCGCGCTCAGCAAAAACAACTGACGTTTTATCAACAGCCAAAACAGCGCTTTCTCGGTACTCCACTCGAACACCGCACCTTTTTCCTGGTTGATCCGTTTGGCAATCTGATGGAGTACAAATATTACGCTCATCAAGACGCAATTTTCGGCAATCAAGATTCAGAGTTGATCGGCGATCGCACTTAA
- a CDS encoding SDR family oxidoreductase, with protein sequence MTEKGSEKRVALVTGSTSGIGMAIAKRLAEDGFIVVFHSRSSVSVGQSLATVYPSASYFQADLSDQGQARDLIARVLSHHQRIDVLVNNAGISATIPHTSLKEATPEIWRDLYEVNVIAPWTLIAEAEDALRQSSSRECPSCILNISSHAGIRPKGASIPYSASKAALNHMTKLLALSLAPQIRVNAIAPGLVETPMSKNWTAARKLWEERSPMGRGAQPEEIAQVASMLISSHYLTGEILISDGGLNLT encoded by the coding sequence GTGACTGAAAAGGGAAGCGAAAAGAGAGTTGCACTGGTGACGGGTTCGACATCAGGAATTGGGATGGCGATCGCAAAGCGGCTTGCCGAAGATGGGTTTATTGTTGTTTTTCACTCCAGGTCATCGGTGTCAGTTGGGCAGTCATTGGCGACAGTGTATCCCAGTGCATCTTATTTCCAAGCTGATTTGTCCGATCAGGGTCAGGCTCGTGATTTGATTGCTAGAGTCTTATCGCATCACCAGCGAATAGATGTGTTGGTCAATAATGCAGGGATTAGTGCCACAATTCCACATACATCCCTCAAAGAAGCGACACCAGAGATTTGGCGCGATCTGTACGAAGTCAACGTCATTGCACCTTGGACACTCATCGCAGAGGCTGAAGATGCACTACGTCAGTCCTCTAGTCGTGAATGTCCTAGCTGCATTCTCAATATTAGTTCTCATGCTGGGATTCGCCCAAAAGGAGCCTCAATCCCATATTCTGCAAGTAAAGCGGCTCTAAACCACATGACAAAGCTGCTTGCATTGAGTCTTGCCCCCCAAATTCGTGTGAATGCGATCGCACCAGGTTTAGTAGAGACTCCGATGAGCAAAAATTGGACAGCAGCCCGAAAGCTATGGGAAGAGCGATCTCCAATGGGACGGGGGGCACAACCTGAGGAGATCGCGCAAGTGGCTTCGATGTTGATTTCGAGCCACTATTTGACAGGAGAGATTTTAATTTCAGATGGGGGGCTGAATCTCACTTAA
- a CDS encoding histidine triad nucleotide-binding protein yields the protein MSDPTDTIFGKIIRKEIPADIVYEDNLALAFRDVNPQAPVHILVIPKQPIAKLSDAESKDHALMGHLLLTAKRVAEQQGLTNGYRLVINTGEDGGQTVYHLHLHILGGRSLSWPPG from the coding sequence ATGAGCGACCCGACCGATACCATTTTCGGCAAAATCATTCGCAAAGAAATTCCGGCGGATATCGTTTACGAGGATAATCTAGCGCTGGCATTTCGCGACGTGAACCCGCAAGCGCCTGTTCATATTTTGGTGATTCCCAAGCAACCGATCGCCAAACTCTCGGATGCAGAATCTAAAGATCATGCCTTAATGGGGCACCTGCTTCTGACCGCTAAACGAGTTGCAGAACAACAAGGACTGACCAACGGCTATCGTCTTGTGATTAACACAGGTGAAGATGGCGGTCAAACCGTGTATCATTTGCACTTGCATATTTTAGGCGGTCGATCGCTGTCTTGGCCCCCCGGATAG
- the recR gene encoding recombination protein RecR, whose translation MGGRTTVYTRPLARLIEQLQHLPGVGPKSAQRLALHLIKRPEEEVKALAMALMEAKLQVGYCSVCGHLSAEPVCEICRSPQRDAKTICVVADSRDVIALEKTREYRGKYHVLGGLISPIDGIGPEQLNIKQLVRRVSQQKVEEVILAISPSVEGETTTLYVGSLLKPFTRVTRIAFGLPMGGDLEYADEVTLARALEGRRELD comes from the coding sequence ATCGGAGGAAGGACAACGGTTTACACACGCCCTTTAGCTCGATTGATCGAGCAATTGCAGCACCTCCCTGGTGTTGGCCCCAAATCAGCCCAGCGCTTAGCTTTGCATCTGATCAAACGCCCCGAAGAAGAAGTGAAAGCTTTGGCGATGGCGTTGATGGAAGCGAAGCTACAGGTTGGGTACTGTTCTGTATGCGGTCATTTGTCGGCAGAACCTGTCTGCGAAATTTGTCGATCGCCCCAGCGTGATGCCAAAACGATCTGCGTCGTGGCAGATTCTCGTGATGTGATTGCGCTGGAAAAAACGCGGGAATATCGCGGGAAGTATCACGTTTTAGGTGGATTAATTTCGCCGATCGACGGCATTGGCCCGGAACAACTCAATATCAAGCAATTGGTTCGACGAGTGAGCCAGCAAAAAGTGGAAGAAGTCATTCTTGCCATTAGTCCCAGCGTGGAAGGCGAAACGACAACGCTGTATGTCGGTAGTTTGCTGAAGCCTTTTACCCGTGTGACTCGGATTGCCTTTGGTTTACCGATGGGCGGCGATTTAGAATATGCCGACGAAGTGACGCTGGCACGGGCACTCGAAGGCAGGCGCGAATTGGATTAA
- a CDS encoding response regulator, with amino-acid sequence MARHRHITDQSRTESHLEQRPCVKVLLVEDNAAEARLLQEILKHTIECRFQLVPVQRMREAIALLESEAFDVVLLDLTLPDSAGLDSLNTMLRHSPNLPIVVLTNTNDDQLAIHAVRHGAQDYLVKRQINPDTFIRSIRYAIERKQAAEALREANDILEHRVQERTRELETANQRLQQEIDRAQKIQERLELAQKAAKMGSFEWNLHTQAMAWTGEVEALYGLVPHSFGGTAADWIALIHPDDRAKIEQECQSAIAQFHGLDIEFRILHPNGSIRWIAVQSSVFASELNSPRMLGIHMDITEKKQLEAQFFRAQRLDSLGTLASGIAHDLNNILTPILAVTQLLPLKLPNLSDQNRVLLTTAETSARRGADLVKQILAFARGIEGRRVSLQLRHVLREIQDIIQPTFPKSIDLHTDIAPDLWPITGDATQIHQILMNLCVNARDAMPDGGALTLKAENVTIDAAIARLHLEAQVGAYVLVTVTDTGSGITPDNLQRIFDPFFTTKDIGKGTGLGLSALLGIVRSHGGFVDVHSQIDQGSQFKIYLPATSTIEPPAPLDSKPLSGEQTLILIVDDEAAICETVQATLLDYDYQVLTAASGLAAIELLTQYKTQIRTVLLDLMMPSLDGFATLPLLRQWNPQLYAIAMSGVASTEVVAQAEAHGFQGFLQKPFTTQDLVSILSHDRALPQNAGYSTER; translated from the coding sequence TTGGCTAGACACCGCCACATTACCGATCAAAGTCGGACAGAGTCCCACTTAGAACAGCGTCCCTGTGTCAAAGTGCTACTGGTCGAAGACAATGCAGCAGAAGCGCGACTGTTGCAAGAGATTCTAAAGCACACGATCGAATGCCGATTTCAGCTTGTCCCAGTGCAGCGAATGCGCGAAGCGATCGCGCTGCTGGAATCTGAGGCATTCGATGTTGTCTTGCTGGATCTCACGCTGCCAGATAGTGCGGGACTCGATTCGCTGAATACGATGCTGCGGCATTCTCCCAATCTCCCGATCGTGGTTCTGACCAACACAAACGACGATCAGCTTGCCATTCACGCCGTCCGACACGGCGCTCAGGATTATCTCGTGAAACGGCAGATTAATCCGGATACCTTTATTCGCTCCATTCGATATGCGATCGAGCGCAAACAAGCAGCAGAAGCGCTCCGAGAAGCAAACGATATTCTTGAACATCGCGTCCAAGAACGGACAAGAGAACTGGAAACGGCAAATCAGCGGCTGCAACAAGAAATCGATCGTGCTCAGAAAATCCAAGAGCGGCTAGAACTCGCACAAAAAGCCGCAAAAATGGGCAGCTTTGAATGGAACCTCCACACCCAGGCAATGGCTTGGACAGGCGAGGTCGAAGCGCTTTACGGCTTAGTACCTCATAGTTTTGGTGGCACTGCTGCCGATTGGATTGCGTTGATTCACCCGGACGATCGCGCCAAAATCGAGCAAGAATGCCAAAGTGCGATCGCGCAGTTCCACGGACTCGACATCGAATTCCGTATCCTGCATCCCAACGGCAGCATTCGTTGGATCGCCGTTCAAAGCAGCGTCTTTGCATCAGAGCTGAATTCGCCACGAATGCTGGGAATTCACATGGATATCACCGAGAAAAAACAGCTTGAAGCCCAGTTTTTCAGAGCGCAACGGCTCGACAGCCTCGGAACCCTAGCAAGCGGAATTGCTCACGATCTCAACAACATTCTGACTCCAATTCTGGCAGTCACTCAACTGCTTCCGCTCAAACTTCCCAATCTCAGCGACCAAAACCGCGTTCTGCTCACCACTGCCGAAACCAGTGCCCGACGCGGAGCCGATCTCGTGAAGCAAATTCTGGCGTTTGCGCGAGGCATTGAGGGACGACGAGTCAGCCTACAACTCCGTCACGTCCTGCGCGAAATTCAGGACATCATTCAGCCCACCTTTCCAAAATCGATCGACCTTCACACAGACATCGCACCCGACCTTTGGCCAATCACAGGCGATGCCACTCAGATCCATCAAATCCTAATGAACCTGTGCGTGAATGCTCGCGATGCGATGCCCGACGGCGGAGCGCTGACGCTTAAAGCTGAGAATGTCACGATCGACGCCGCGATCGCTCGCTTGCATCTGGAAGCCCAAGTCGGGGCTTACGTTTTGGTTACAGTGACGGATACGGGAAGCGGCATCACTCCGGACAATCTTCAGCGAATTTTCGACCCCTTTTTCACCACCAAAGACATTGGCAAAGGCACAGGTTTAGGACTCTCCGCTTTGCTCGGCATTGTCAGAAGCCATGGCGGATTTGTCGATGTTCACAGCCAAATCGATCAAGGCAGTCAGTTCAAGATTTATCTACCTGCCACTTCTACGATCGAACCCCCCGCCCCGCTGGATTCCAAACCGTTATCTGGTGAACAGACCCTAATTTTGATTGTCGATGACGAAGCAGCCATTTGTGAAACTGTGCAAGCCACACTGCTCGATTACGACTACCAAGTGCTGACCGCTGCGAGTGGCTTAGCCGCGATCGAGCTTTTGACGCAATACAAAACTCAAATTCGCACGGTTTTGCTCGATTTGATGATGCCATCGCTGGATGGATTTGCCACGTTACCCCTTCTGCGGCAGTGGAATCCTCAACTGTATGCGATCGCCATGAGCGGAGTCGCTTCTACAGAGGTCGTTGCCCAAGCAGAAGCACATGGCTTTCAGGGATTTTTGCAAAAGCCATTTACAACACAGGATCTCGTGAGCATCCTGTCTCACGATCGCGCTTTACCGCAGAATGCAGGGTACTCTACCGAGAGGTAA